The DNA segment TGCGGCGGCGCAACCGGCGTCAGGATGTATCTCTTGTAAGCAAATGCGTCATTTGATTGCCGGGCGCGGGCAATCCGATAAAGTGAATCCATCACAACGCTGATTGGAGATCACAATGAAACGCATCCTCTGTACTGCTGCTGCCATCATTCTCGGTACTGCCGCATTTCTCCCGACCCAGGCGCTCGCCCAGGTCGGCGTCAATATCGTGATTGGCAATGCGCCGCCGCCGCCAAGGCATGAAGTCATGCCTGCCCAGCGTCGCGGATATACCTGGGCGCCTGGCTACTGGAACTGGAATGGCAGAAGGCATGTGTGGGTTGATGGCCATTGGGAGCGTACTCGCCCGGGCTATTACTATCAACGCCCGGAATGGCGCCAGGGCCAGGATGGCTGGCATCTGAATCGCGGCGGCTGGCAGCACGGCCCACGCCATGCCGGCCACAACCGCTATGACAACCAGAACCGCTACGACAACCAGAATCGTTACGACCACGCCGACCGCTATGGCAATCGCCGGCCTGGTCCGGCCGACCAGGACCGT comes from the Janthinobacterium sp. 17J80-10 genome and includes:
- a CDS encoding YXWGXW repeat-containing protein, yielding MKRILCTAAAIILGTAAFLPTQALAQVGVNIVIGNAPPPPRHEVMPAQRRGYTWAPGYWNWNGRRHVWVDGHWERTRPGYYYQRPEWRQGQDGWHLNRGGWQHGPRHAGHNRYDNQNRYDNQNRYDHADRYGNRRPGPADQDRDGVPDRVDRDRDGDGVANRYDSRPYNPRRD